aaatttctttactttcttATTCTCAACCGACAGTCATACTCCAGTATAAAAGAATAAGCTGCCTCTTTCTGCTTTCATACTTCCATCCCAAGAAAACACTAATTAACCTAGCTCAATGTATCTCTCTCACTCTGAGAGTAACATGATGGTGGATTATGGTAACGAAGATGATCTTTTGCCTTGCTTTAGGTTTCGACCAACGCATGTTGAGATAGTTGAACATTATCTCTACAATAAGGTACATGGACTGCCGCTGAGTTCAATCGACGTTTTGATCGAGTGTGATCTCTATGGAGAAAACGATTCCTGGAGTTGGAGGAAATACTTCAAGGACAGCGATGAGACTAGTCTTTACTTCTTCACGAAACTGAAGAAAGTGACAACCAATGGTTCAAGAATACAAAGGAGCACTCCCTACGGCACATGGAAACTCAATAACGATAAGCCAATATATCGAGATAAAGCTAAGAAGAACCAAATTGGCTCTATGAGAAGTCTTACTTATATGCCGCACAAAGGGCTCAAATCTACCATCGGCCGATGGGTCATGCATGAGTTTAGACTGGCGGGGAGACTCCTACGCAATAAACAGGTAACtatctttaaaaattttgaaagaaagaaagttttttttgttgcattCTCGTGTTGTCGTTAATATCTAGTTTCTATGTTTGAATGATATATATTACGTGCTATAGGTTGTTTAGATTATTGGGTTgttaaaatttgcaaaaattgtatttttatgttttagtctatgagtattttaatatttgaaagtAATTAAGGTTATTTTGTAATAAGGTAATTAGAGTTTTCTTGGCCAAATAAAACTagggattaatttttttatataagcaaAATATTGTACTCGAGTTTCGACTCCAACCAACACTAGGAGTCAATTAACCTAGTGCTAACTTTGAGTGGTTGTCCTtgtttgaaagaaagaaagtttctTTGTTGCATTCTTGTGCTATCGTTAATTGGGAGTTTCTATGTTTGAATGATATTACGTGCTATTGGTTGTTTAGATTATTGGGTTGTTGAAAGTTgctaaaattgtatttttattttttagcctatgagtattttaatatttgaaaataacCTTATTTTGTAATAAGGTAATTAGGGTTTTCTTGACCAAATAGAACTAGggtttaatttttctatataagCAAAATATTGTACTCTAGTTTCAACTCCAACCAACACTAGGAGTCAATTAACCTAATGCTAACTTTTAGTGATTTTCGTTGTTTGGTGCTAACTCCAGGAAAACCTGAATGTTGACTCATGctacatatgtatatatatatattttttgtttttaaagattttatctATTTATCATGCTACATAATATTTTGTGGTATATTGTTGTTTAGATAACTGGGTTGTGCTTTTCATTATCGGGGTTACGAATATCTTACTGCCATGGTGTTTATATTGCATGGATTGTGCTACTTTGCTTTAAGTATATGCATAAATACATTGTAGGCTTGGTTTCCTATATGTTTATGATGTTATGTGAGTCTTGATATTACCTTCCGAATCTCTCTAGTGTATTTGGTGTCATTTGATTGATTGACTTGTTAATGAGAGTAAGATTTGTATTTTTATCACTTCTCTCCGTTAAAAAAATTGGTTCGTATGTATTTCTATATAAATGTCTTTAGTTTATTGTTTCTGATTTTCCTTTTGTAGCCTTATTGattttatcaatatatttttttagcttttattaaACAACACTTAatcaacatattttttttcttgcagtATGAGGATTACGTGATTTGTAGGATCGAAAGCCAAcgaaataaggaaaaagaagacaGGCTTACAAGAGAGGTCATTCAAAATGAAGAGCATTCTGTAGAAATATTTGAGCAACAGAAAGATGGCATGACTAACACTAAGTTTGCGGATGACATTGATGACATCAAATTAGAACAGTTGGGGGCTTACGTTTCATCGTTAGAATTTGAATCACGCCCATGGGAATGGGATTGGACGGCAATAGACACAACATCCTCAAACCTTCATGCTGCCAATGCCTTAGAGGCTTAGACACTCTCTGTTTCTCTTTACAGCCCTGATTATGGATTTATTTAGTTTTCGATTCTTTTGTTATGAGTACATATGTAATATTCAAGCTATTCTGAATATTGGTTGGTCTTCCaactataacaaaaaattaagatttgttcCTCTCTACCTATGCCCTAGTATTgttgcaaaatatttttggttCATTTTTGTTAGTGCCAAATTGTTTTGTAGCTGTTTCGCTTATATGGAAAGTTAGAATATTCATTGGTAAGAGTTTGCCGTAGAATCCAAAGGTTTGACAGCATGTTGACctatctttatttatatttttcaattgaatGATACAATTTGAGATAAATTATTAGGTCTATTGGGAGAACAGCTAAAGTGACTCTCTCAACCAACAAAATAATGCAACTTATGCAAATCTATGAGTCAGCTTTCTAGTAaacacaagaaataaaaaataaaaaatcaccaaataatgTCACATTTGCATGAATAATAACATTTTGTAGGTTATGAGGGCCAGGGTAGACTACCTCAAGGTGGATCTAATAATTTCTCACAATTTTGGTATATTGAATTTAGAATCATCTATTCCTACATATGTTCGTTTGGATAATTCGTGTAATTGAATTTTAGTGTCATTAGTTTCTAACTTGAATGATCGTTCTTTCCATTTATCCTACTCAATTGTTTTTGACTTTTAGTTGCTATTTTTATCTAACATGTTGAAACTTAGCTGCTGAATGATAATATGTCAATCTGAAAACTGAAATGAATAACCATGGATAAGcaaattaagtttcaaaaaaaaaaaaaaaaggataagcAAAAGGATAGCCATGTTCAATTTTCAATGATTTGTTAATTGATGTAAATTCCAAGTATTACCAGATTAAAGATATAGGTTTCCCCttgatgaaaaaataaatagtgaagtaatgagagaaaatatcactttgaactgaaaaaaaaaaggtaatgagagaaaatctcaaaataataatgtaATACGATTTTAAAATATCAGTCTGTGAAAGGCAAATACGCTATAAGACTGCTGGATTTGCGTGGTTTCCACACTTTCCAGCTTTCATTTTCCTCcctttattatttctttactaGTTgacgcatatatatatatatatatatatatatatatatatatacacacacacacacgtgtttgtctctctatatatagggtggggggggggggggaatcccCTTTACCTCTGTATTGCTTTGAAACTGACAAGTAATTTACTACATAGCAATCCTATCGGAAGGAAACAATAACCCTTGTTTTACATTGATATTGCTCTAGGCAATGCTTTTTTACATAGTGATTATCCAACATAATGAAAGATGTCAAATACATAATGTCCAAAACTTACTTCAATTTGCCTCAACAAGTAAGAAAGAGCTAATCATGACTCCCACATTAATAATAGGCAATCAAAATCACCACCAAATTTCAACTGTATTGGCTGGGAAGCTTCCTTATAGTGACCTAACAATCTATAGAAATGCAGCCTTGGGAAAGGCTTGAATTATCAGCTTTGCCCACGAAAGGATTAATTCTCACCCAAACAAGAGAGAAGACTGAGGGCAAAAGCACTGACCACAGAACAACAATGGTTGGTGTTCGGTTTTGGCGACCCAGGAGACCCTTGAGGAAGGGGTATAAATGAATAATCACCCAGAAGGCAAGGAACACCTTGCCAAAGCTAGGGAGGTCCCCAAGCTTCATACCCTTTATTAACTGAAATAATGTAACgtgaaataatgtttaaaagtgagaTAGAGAAAGTGTCCTAATTTTTAGGATCTCTGTGTGAAAGTtgataaaagtttgaaaattaaaattaaaaaaaaaaaagtgggccaaaatggccaaataccacaattttcaaaaatttgtagcaaaaaaacactatttCAGAAGtaaatagggaaataccacttttctagaactcgagtttcagaaactcgggttttagaaactcgagttccaaatggtactcgagtttatgaaactcgagttcctcatCAGTTCCGCCACCGTGGCACTGCTGAGATGGAATTTAtgcgattaaaaaaaataatgtggtacttgAGCTtcgtaaactcgagttccatgcaacactGTACTTGAGTATACCAGGCTCAAGtacctattataaaaaaaaattatgtttatgttatttCTATGGTGCTCGAGCTTACCAACCTCGAGTACCTtttaaggaactcgagttccttataactttttttttggggttaatcgacaaataaacataaacataaacagaaacataataataagtagctttttatgtttttatttatttaaatataagcgttgtaaaatatagagattttaattgcaaaatatgaattaatttctacattaattaaaattattcattgttttctaataaaaattgttcactgttttttgcataaactatttctagcattctgcataaaattattttatgttcagcattattaaaaaaagtgttcactctcttttctgcgtaaattattctttgttcactatttaaaaaattgttcactgttttctcataaaacacatagtgaaatcgtgttttctaaatttaaacaccaatctgaatgctttttcatgtttgaatttcacaataatcgaatttatttttctgcattgataaaatccatttttacattaataaaatttgctctctgcatatcatgtttactgtatatttgaatctgcttactacattcataaaatttattttttgcattaattaaaactattcattgttttctcataaaaaatgttcactgttttttgcataaactgtttctagcattctgcataaaattatttctgttcaacattattttaaaaaaatgttctctcttttctgcataaattattctctgttcactgcataaattgttcactgttttctcataaaacacctagtgaaatcgtgtgtTCTAAATTTGAAAGCCAAATCtaaatgctttttcatgtttaaatttcacaataatggaatctatttttctgcatttataaaatctattttgatACACACTTTGTCAAAATTATCCAATAATGATAGACTGTGATTGGTTGTTTATCACATTCTAATAAACTCACTATTTTTTCTACTTCACCTACAGTCTGCCATGTAGAAGTATAGAACAAGTGTGACAAAATGAGTAGAAGTTAGAGATGATTTGAATACAATGAATCGTAATGTATTGAAAATCTCcctttattacatttttttattattattattactccTTATTTAGTTTATCTAAAAAGTTAAACATTTTTGGGTTTATCCAAAAATCTATGCCACGAAATACATGGCAAGAAATCTAGACTAAAGAACCACCAAAGTAAAAAATTGAGCGGCATTGTTGCTGTACTTAAATAAGTTGTCACAAGCAACATAAATTaccaaccaaccaaaaaaaaaaaaaatagaaactacATCCACCTGATCAAATAAAGGTGGTAGCTTGGGTTTTAAGTTTTCACATACAACTTCGAAGCAAGTTCTTGACccaatattttgtttctttaaagtCTTTCAATATCAGATTTGTTATATAGTTTGCCTTTTGACCAACTTCGAAGCATGTAATGTGGAAAATTGGGATAAAACAATAAGTCACTATTATGAGTGTATAACCATATGCACAATCTAAACTATATTTTCTCTTTGTGGGAAGGTAGGCATGGCACTGCGAGGGTGGCACAGTGACACGAATCTCAAGGAGTCTAgaagtaagaagaaaaaaatggttgaCAATAAAGATTGGAGGCCATGGTCAGAGCTCCCTAAGGCTTTGTTTGGTTGACAAAGTTAAAGCTTCCTAATGGttcataaaatctatttctacattaataaaatttgctctctgcacatcatgtttactgtatatttgaatctgcttactgcattcataaaatctgttttctgcattaattaaaattgttcactgtttttttcataaactatttctagcattctgcataaaattattttatgttcagcattatttaaaaaattgttcattctcttttttgcataaattattctctgttcactgcataaattgttcactgttttctcataaaatctgttttctgcattaattaaaactgtccattattttctcataaaaattgttcactgttttctgca
The sequence above is drawn from the Castanea sativa cultivar Marrone di Chiusa Pesio chromosome 5, ASM4071231v1 genome and encodes:
- the LOC142635312 gene encoding NAC domain-containing protein 30-like, which translates into the protein MYLSHSESNMMVDYGNEDDLLPCFRFRPTHVEIVEHYLYNKVHGLPLSSIDVLIECDLYGENDSWSWRKYFKDSDETSLYFFTKLKKVTTNGSRIQRSTPYGTWKLNNDKPIYRDKAKKNQIGSMRSLTYMPHKGLKSTIGRWVMHEFRLAGRLLRNKQYEDYVICRIESQRNKEKEDRLTREVIQNEEHSVEIFEQQKDGMTNTKFADDIDDIKLEQLGAYVSSLEFESRPWEWDWTAIDTTSSNLHAANALEA